The following nucleotide sequence is from Thiothrix unzii.
CAACCCGTTTACGAAGCTCCTTACCCGGTTTGAAATGGACTGAGTATCTGGCAGGCACGTCCACCGCTCCACCCGTCCTAGGATTGCGGCCTGTCCGCGCCCGGTGGGTGTGCCGGGAGAACACACCAAAATCACGAACCTCGCAGCGGTTCCCGGCTGCAATGGTGGAGCCGAGCAAATCCAGCAGCAG
It contains:
- a CDS encoding HU family DNA-binding protein, translating into MNKSEIIRNLSYRLSDMPTADVDRAVNLLLDLLGSTIAAGNRCEVRDFGVFSRHTHRARTGRNPRTGGAVDVPARYSVHFKPGKELRKRVDDAKGDFQIQD